The Streptomyces sp. NBC_01276 genome contains the following window.
TCGTCCGCCACGGCCCGGTACTGGGCGGTGACGGCCTCGGCGGGCAGCTCCCAGGCCCCCCGTACGCCGAGGGAGTTCTGCGCGGTCACCGCGGTGACGACGCTCATGCCGTGCACGCCGAGGGCGAGCATGGTCTTGAGGTCGGCCTGGATGCCCGCGCCGCCGCCGGAGTCGGATCCGGCGACGGTCAGGCACAAGGGCGGGTGCGGCACCGGCCGGCTCACTGGGACGGTCCCTCGGCGTCCGGATCGGCGCCGAAGTGGTCCCAGCCGCCGGTGCTGGTCCAGGGGGCGCCGTCCACGGTCACCTGGGGCAGCGCGGAGCGGTGCTGGACCTCCCCGATGACCTTCCAGCGGGCCGGGAGCTTCACGTCGGACGGGAAGGTCGCCACGATGGCGTGGTCCTCGCCCCCGGTCAGCACCCACTGGAGCGGGTCCACGCCGACGGCCTGGCCGATGTCGTGCATCTGGGTCGGGATGTCCACGGCCCCCGAGCGCACGTCGATGCGCACCTTGCTGGACTCGGCGATGTGCCCCAGGTCGGCGATCAGGCCGTCGCTGACGTCGGTCATGGCGGTGGCGCCGAGTCCGGCGGCCGCGGGGCCCGCGTGGTACGGGGGCTCGGGGCGCCGGTGCGCCTCGACGAAGGCCCGCGGGGAGCGGAAGCCGCGCGAGAGCACCGCGTAGCCGGCCGCGGACCAGCCGAGCCAGCCCGTGACGGCCACGACGTCCCCGGGCCGGGCGCCGGAGCGCAGTACGGGCTCGTGGTTGCGCAGGTCGCCGAGGGCGGTGATGGAGACGGTGATGGTGTCGCCGCGCACGACGTCGCCGCCGACCACGGCCGCGCCCGCGACCTGGCATTCGTCACGGATGCCGTCCATCAGCTCGGTGGGCCAGGTGACCGGCAG
Protein-coding sequences here:
- a CDS encoding thiamine-phosphate kinase, with product MKGTVGELGEFGLIRELTSRLTTTPAVRLGPGDDAAVVSAPDRRVVASTDILLEGRHFRRDWSTAYDVGRKAAAQNLADIAAMGAVPTALLLGLVVPAELPVTWPTELMDGIRDECQVAGAAVVGGDVVRGDTITVSITALGDLRNHEPVLRSGARPGDVVAVTGWLGWSAAGYAVLSRGFRSPRAFVEAHRRPEPPYHAGPAAAGLGATAMTDVSDGLIADLGHIAESSKVRIDVRSGAVDIPTQMHDIGQAVGVDPLQWVLTGGEDHAIVATFPSDVKLPARWKVIGEVQHRSALPQVTVDGAPWTSTGGWDHFGADPDAEGPSQ